A section of the Agrococcus sp. SGAir0287 genome encodes:
- a CDS encoding PucR family transcriptional regulator, whose protein sequence is MERTKAQQLAWLRRIAGDLSSQVLKELEETLPWYGTMPPSRRSAVGLVAQSGITSFIEWYEDPEAQPWIAADVFGAAPRELLRSVSLQQTLQLIRVVVSVYERRIAGEDPTMREPILLYSRDIAFAAADVYARAAESRGLWDARLEALVVDSILTGEYDEELPSRSAALGWAGHGDCAVLVGVAPPQVDVDLIRRVARHHDADVLVGVQGARLVVVIGRVITEEESPYAFLDIAAALEPSFGPGHLVLGDPVASVVEASRSAKTALAGFAVAKAWRSAPRPARADDLLPERALAGDPIARQQLVRTIYRPLHDHSSDLLTTLWAYLDNGRSLEATARELFVHPNTVRYRLKRISELIGWDATGARESFMLHAALILGAIQGGEPRR, encoded by the coding sequence TTGGAGCGGACGAAGGCGCAGCAGCTCGCCTGGCTGCGCCGCATCGCGGGCGACCTCTCCTCGCAGGTCCTGAAGGAGCTCGAGGAGACGCTGCCGTGGTACGGCACGATGCCGCCGTCGCGCCGCAGCGCCGTCGGCCTCGTCGCGCAGTCCGGCATCACCTCGTTCATCGAGTGGTACGAGGACCCGGAGGCGCAGCCGTGGATCGCGGCGGACGTCTTCGGCGCGGCACCGCGAGAGCTGCTGCGATCGGTGAGCCTGCAGCAGACGCTGCAGCTCATCCGCGTCGTCGTGTCGGTGTACGAGCGTCGCATCGCAGGCGAGGATCCGACGATGCGCGAGCCGATCCTGCTCTACTCGCGCGACATCGCCTTCGCCGCCGCCGACGTGTACGCGCGCGCCGCGGAGTCGCGCGGCCTGTGGGACGCGCGGCTCGAGGCGCTCGTCGTCGACTCGATCCTCACCGGCGAGTACGACGAGGAGCTGCCATCGCGCTCGGCGGCGCTCGGCTGGGCGGGGCACGGCGACTGCGCCGTGCTCGTCGGCGTCGCGCCGCCGCAGGTCGACGTCGACCTCATCCGCCGCGTCGCGCGCCATCACGACGCCGACGTGCTCGTCGGCGTGCAGGGCGCCAGGCTCGTCGTGGTGATCGGCCGCGTCATCACCGAGGAGGAGTCGCCGTACGCGTTCCTCGACATCGCCGCGGCGCTCGAGCCGTCGTTCGGTCCCGGTCACCTCGTGCTCGGCGATCCCGTCGCGAGCGTCGTCGAGGCGTCCCGATCGGCGAAGACGGCGCTCGCGGGCTTCGCCGTCGCGAAGGCGTGGCGCAGCGCACCGCGACCCGCGCGCGCCGACGACCTGCTGCCCGAGCGGGCGCTCGCCGGCGACCCCATCGCCAGGCAGCAGCTCGTGCGCACCATCTACCGCCCGCTCCACGACCACTCGAGCGACCTGCTCACGACGCTGTGGGCGTACCTCGACAACGGACGCTCCCTCGAGGCGACGGCGCGCGAGCTCTTCGTGCATCCGAACACCGTGCGATACCGCCTGAAGCGCATCTCGGAGCTCATCGGCTGGGATGCGACGGGCGCGCGCGAGTCGTTCATGCTGCACGCCGCGCTCATCCTCGGCGCCATCCAGGGCGGCGAGCCGCGCCGATGA
- a CDS encoding ACP S-malonyltransferase yields MIVVVAPGQGSQTPGFLAPWIEDPAARTRLEQLGEAAGVDLVTHGTESDAETIKDTQVAQPLIVAAGILALDALLGAPGRREAVGGIAGHSVGEITAAVGAGVLEPLDAMALVGERGRAMAEAASQVATGMAAVIGGDADALEARLGETGLAPANYNGGGQIVVAGTVEGIEALRAEPPAGARVIPLQTAGAFHTSYMAPAVERLRAKAADTAAAVPTLRLWTNADGTEVVDGRTYLDLIVGQVANPVRWDACMDAFLAAGVTGVIELAPAGALVGLAKRGMKGVPTVAVKTPDDLAAAIELLETP; encoded by the coding sequence GTGATCGTCGTCGTGGCTCCAGGACAAGGTTCGCAGACCCCGGGCTTCCTCGCCCCGTGGATCGAGGACCCCGCCGCCCGCACCCGGCTCGAGCAGCTGGGCGAGGCCGCGGGCGTCGACCTCGTGACGCACGGCACCGAGTCGGACGCCGAGACGATCAAGGACACGCAGGTCGCGCAACCGCTCATCGTGGCCGCCGGCATCCTCGCGCTCGACGCGCTGCTCGGCGCGCCCGGCCGACGCGAGGCCGTCGGCGGCATCGCGGGCCACTCGGTCGGCGAGATCACCGCCGCCGTCGGCGCCGGCGTGCTCGAGCCGCTCGACGCCATGGCGCTCGTCGGCGAGCGCGGCCGAGCGATGGCCGAGGCGGCGTCGCAGGTCGCGACGGGCATGGCCGCGGTGATCGGCGGCGACGCCGACGCGCTCGAGGCGCGCCTGGGCGAGACGGGCCTCGCCCCCGCGAACTACAACGGCGGCGGCCAGATCGTCGTCGCCGGAACCGTCGAGGGCATCGAGGCGCTCAGGGCCGAGCCGCCGGCGGGTGCGCGCGTCATCCCGCTGCAGACCGCCGGCGCCTTCCACACCTCGTACATGGCCCCGGCCGTCGAGCGCCTGCGCGCGAAGGCCGCGGACACCGCCGCCGCCGTGCCCACGCTGCGGCTGTGGACGAACGCGGACGGCACCGAGGTCGTCGACGGCCGCACCTACCTCGACCTCATCGTCGGCCAGGTCGCGAATCCCGTGCGCTGGGACGCGTGCATGGACGCCTTCCTCGCCGCCGGCGTCACGGGCGTCATCGAGCTCGCCCCTGCGGGTGCGCTCGTCGGCCTCGCCAAGCGGGGCATGAAGGGCGTGCCCACCGTCGCGGTGAAGACGCCCGACGACCTCGCCGCCGCCATCGAGCTGCTGGAGACCCCATGA